The genomic region TTTGACTGGGAATCGCTTGCCGCGGCCAGTAGTCTTCGAAGGGTAGCGGAGCGCGGAAAGATGTCTTGTGGCTGTGTCGAGGAGCGAAACACCTCGAGCCGATGTGGAGAGCCTGACATCGCCACGTGAGCCGTGATGGGTAGCTAGTACTTCATGGAGCACAAACAGAGATACACAGGGTGTGAGCACTCGAACGCGCTTGGCTGTGACATTGTAGTAGTATTGGAAACGCTCGACTCGACAGAAGGAAAAACAACAATTCGCGCCAGCATTAGCTACTGCTAGCTCATGCTCTTGGGTATCCACCGTGCTCTACCAGCAGTCAAGATACAAGCCAGACATGCCCGCATCGCCAACATCGCCGGTGCCAATGGAGGTCTGCACACTTTCATAACACAATGAGTATCTAGTACTCGGCCTCAGCGCCCTCCTCACCCTCGGCAGAGTCTGCAGCAACCTCCTCGTAGTCGCGCTCGAGCGCAGCCAAGTCCTCACGAGCCTCGGAGAACTCACCCTCCTCCATACCCTCACCAACGTACCAGTGGACGAAGGCACGCTTGCTGTACATGAGGTCGAACTTGTGCGAGAGAGCGGACCACGCCTCCGCAATGGCGGTGGTGTTGGACAGCATGCAGACGGCGCGGTTGACCTTGGCGAGGTCGCCATTCGGCACCATCTGCGGTGGCTGGTAGCAGATACCAATCTTGAAGCCAGTTGGGCACCAGTCGACGAACTGGATGGTGCGCTTGGTCTTGAGGGTGGCAACTGCCTGGTGGACGTCCTTTGGAACGACGTCTCCGCGGTAGAGCAAGCAAGTGGCCATGTACTTGCCGTTGCGTGGGTCACACTTGACCATCTGGCTGTTGGGCTCGAAGCAGGACATGCTGATCTCCTGGACGCTGTTGGCCTCGTGCGCGGCCTTGGCTGCGGAGACAATTGGTGCATAGGCAACCAGTGGGAAGTGGATGCGTGGGTATGGCACCAAGTTGGTCTGGAACTCGTTGAGATCGACGTTCAGCGAGCCGTCGAAGCGGAGCGAGGCGGTGATGGAAGAGACGACCTGAGCAATCAGGCGGTTGAGGTTCTCGTAGTTTGGTCGCTCAATGCCGAGGTTGCGGCGGCAGATGTCGTAGATGGCCTCGTTGTCGACCATGAACGAGCAGTCGGAGTGCTCGAGGGTGGTGTGGGTAGTCAAGATCGAGTTGTATGGCTCGACGACAGAGGTGGCGACCTGTGGTGCTGGGTACACACAGAACTCGAGCTTGCACTTCTTGCCGTAGTCCACAGAGAGGCGCTCCATCAAAAGAGCACCGAAACCAGATCCGGTACCACCACCGAAGCTGTGGAAGACGAGGAAACCTTGCAGACCCGAGCAGTTGTCTGCGACATGTCGGACCTTGTCAAGGACCTGGTCAATGAGCTCTTTGCCGACGGTGTAGTGGCCACGGGCGTAGTTGTTCGAGGCATCCTCCTTGCCAGTAATCATCTGTTCTGGGTGGAAGAGGCTGCGGTAGGCACCGGTGCGGACCTCATCGACGACGTTGGGCTCGAGATCGCAGTAGATGGTGCGTGGCACGTACTTGCCGTTGCCTGCGAATTTGTCAGTGTCACGAATTTCACTCATACCGGAGTGATTGTGACTGCCATACCAGTTTCCGAGAAGAAGGTGGAGAAGCCATGGTCGTCGTCGGCGGCCTTGCGCTCCTCGGTGAGGTAGCCGTCAGGCTGGATGCCGTGCTCGAGGCAGTACAGCTATGTCCCGCACTTCGTCAGTACTTTGTCCTTAGGCACCCATGTTGTGTCCCTGCTCTTCAAATGTCGCGTATCTCGATGTCGTGAGGTATGTACTAACCTCCCAGCAGCTGTTGGCGATCTGGCAACCGGCCTGGCCGACTGTACGCGTGGAGTGTCAGCATTGAAGCACTTCTCAACGGTGTTGGCCAATCTGGCGGTCAGGGCGAGAAGCGTGGAAATAGGAGTAAACATACCGTTCAAGCTGATGACTTCACGCATGTTGTCGCGTCTGTGTACTTGTGGGTGGTGGAAGGGTGTCTCGTGACGGGTCGGGTGACTGCGAGGTTGGAGTAGAGGTGGTGGTGTCGAGCAGCAGGCGCGAGGTCTGTTGTTAGCGGAGTCGTTCGAGACGGCCCACGGGAGAGTTGTTTTGGCGGGCTCTTAGACCCTGTGTGCCGGTCGCGCTTTCTCCCACTAGCGGGCCAATCACAGCTCACCACTTGACCTTTACGTGAAAGCGCCAAATACAGCAGTGCACAGGAGGAAGTAACACGGGATATTGTGCACATACAAGGCCTACGCGAAGACCAACATGCAAAGTGAGACGCTGTTCAGTCGTTCACTTGACAATTTCTCGTTCCCAGCACGATGAGAATCCTGGCCCACGCGTCTTCACTGTTTGCCTTGGTGACTACAGCTCTTGCAAACACGGAGAAAACCATCTTCATAGCACCTTCCGCCATCACCCTACCTGAGTCTGGAGCGAGCCTGGACGCTCTTCAGCTTCAGATCATATCTCCATCCTACACTAAGCTCCGTACGGCACTGCCTGTCAAATTCCCGTCATCTGAATACCCACAAGCGCATGAGTCCTGGTATCTTCTGCAAGGCTTGAAAGCGGGACAACGCCACGAAGTCCGTGTATGCTGGGCTGCTATTGTACGTCCCTACCGTCATTCTGCTCCATCATCCACACTAGGTAGCCACAAGTGCTGTTCGACAACCTTGGCTAACGTGAACATTGACAGCAACCAACAGAGTTCTGGCTCGACGTGCACAACATCACACATGCGTTCGATGCTCCGCATCTCATCCAAAGCTTAGCGACCTTTGCTGAGCAACAACCGAGTCCATCGCAAGCAGCAGTCAAGCTGGACTCATCTGCTGGGACCTTTCTGCTGCTGCATGTGAGAGCGGCAGCCGACTACTTCACGACGAACAAGACCTTGATGCTGCATCCCGAGCCTGTCGACGTCGACATCATTCTCGACCCATTTCTGCTCAACGTATTCCCGGCGTCACTGGTACCAACCGCAGTCTACCTGCTCGCATTAGCCATCGGAAGTTGGTACTTATCCGGCTGGATCTGGACATTCCTGCAGCCTTACAGCGGGTCGAAAGGTCACCAAGACTGAGGCAGACATGGTAAGTCTATGAGCTCACGCTGAAAGTGCGGTCTGGGTGTTGAGCTTAACACTCAAACAGAGTAGTAGCTAACACGGTATAGGTGCACCCGTTTTATTCTCTACCAGTCGAACTAATGCTGAGTATAATCGACTGGCTTCCGCCAGAAGGCTTCATCAACTTCGTATTTGTAAGTGGCAATCTATGTACCCCACAAGATAACACGACTGTCGTTGAGACAATCGTGCCGTGATGGTTCCCATGCATGGCTTCTTCACACTTTGAAGTTCACAGCTGACTGTTTGTTTACCATAGGCCAACTACCCATTGCTGGTATTCTACGGTCAGGCACCCGGGCTCTCACAGCCACGAATTACGTACATCACAACACAGACGCAGCTGCCCGCTATGTTTCCTCTACTGCAGATGCCAGCGGAGATCAATCTGCAGATAATGTCGCATCTCAGTCCTTTCGATACCATGGTGTTTGTCTTGTCAAACTACCAAGTCTTAGCAAGGTATGTCATCATACGGTTCATAAAGCAGATGCAACTACGTTGCGCAGTAGACTCTGACGTCGAGTCGTGACAAAGAACCGATCGAGGATGTACTATTTCAACTGACATTCTGCTTGGACAGACAAGGCATCGCGCCGTCCTTGACGTCTGAGACCGTCTCGCAGCTGAGGAATGCACTCCGCTCACGACGAAATACACCACCTGACAGAGATGGCCGAGGTCATGCCCAAGAGTGGGCGCTCACAAGGCCTCATGCAGCCAACATGCCAATATCAAATGCGGGCTTAACGACGTAATTTGAGCCACTGAGGACAGCCAGTACCTTCTTCGGTCGTCTGCCTGTGATGCGGACCATCAATATCGCTGTAAGCCGGTGTGGTCGATGGGAAACAGAAGACCGCCAATAATCGAGCCTCGACACCTTCACGGACACTTACTCCTCGACAACTGACTTGTCACGCGACAGCTTCTGATCATCGACTGAACTGATCACAGTTACGGAGTAATTGGTGTTTGCGATTTAGATCTCATCGGCGACGGCAACGTTGGCTGCAGAGCCTTGTCGTCTACAGTGACTCGTCGGCCAGACAAGGACGGACAGTCACCTCGATGCAGACATTTCGCTGACTGCCCAGCGCCATAAGTCGCACTACTCATGTTGGAAAGGCATGAAGGAAAGACAAAGTCTATATGTAGGCACGATCCGCCGCTGCCGGCAATCTCCGGATGCCATGTCGAGACGAGGATCAGCCTGGAACGCTTGGGTAGTCTGACTTTTATTTGAACGTCTCCAACACACGTCTTCCTCTTCCTTACACCTCACATCATGACTTCGCAAGTACAATGTTTCTGCAGCATCGGACTTCTCTATGTCCGACGCGGTCGCGTCTTTCACCTCGGCGCCAATGCCGAGACGGCAAGCTAACGGATAATGGTTGGCTGCGACGACAAGAGATCGTGTCGTAATGCGCTAAAATGGTCAGTCCATGTTCCCTCGACCTCCGATGTTTGGCTGCAGCACCGAAAGACACGTCCTCTGAAGTGCCACGCGAACATCTCGCCTCTTGGTCATGCTCTCTTAGTCCCTCGTTTAAGTCTTCTCAGTATTGGCCCAATTTGTCGATGACGGCTTCCCGAAGACTCGGAGCAACAGCATCCGACTGAGCTTTGCCACGCTCGCCGTTGATGGCCAGCAGGATTGTTGTTTCTGCGAGCCCTTCTTCAACACGGTAGCCCGTTGCTGCCAACAAAGGCGTGCAACTTGACGCCTCTGCACGAATACTGGACACGATGGTGTTCGTCCGGCAAACATGGACTCTGTGCGCGAAGACGCTCAGGATCGTCTTCTTGAGACATTGGCTGGGTACCTTGACACGAGCATTCCTGGCACCCATCATCTTCAGCTTCATCATATCGTACTCGAAGAACTTCTTCGTGCCTCCTAGCGACTTCGGAATTGGCACAGCGAGGACTCTACGATCTCTGAGTGATGCCGTCGGAGCATCTGCTGGAGGTCGCAATACTGTCGTGTTTGTCGATAATGGATTCACTGGAGGCGACATTTCGAGAGTCATCGAGCAGATCTCGGCATCTATTACGGCGCAAGGAAAGACAATACAGAATTTGCAGAGCCGGAAAGACATGTTGACAACATGCCCAAGCACAATCCGTGGAGTCTCTCCCTGCTTTGCGGCTGTTGTCTTCGAATCATCGCCCACCGAAGGCCCAGACGGGATCTGGAACTACACAATCCAAGCTGATGGCTCGTTTGGTGAGAGGATATATGTGGACTCTGACAGCAACGATGCAGAGATCTATGCTCTTCCATTACAACACGCCATCGACAACGCCATCGCGTCTTTGAACGGCACGACGCTTCCTGACAATGTTCAGCAGTACCCGTTCACGTCTCAGAACTCGGCAGAGCGAGACCGAAGCATCAACCGCGCATATATGGGGGCTCTGATCGATATCCTTGGTGTTGCCTACTTCATCGGGATTGTGGGAATATGTTATCAGCTTACGGGGCAGATGGCGCAGGAGCGCGAGCTGGGCATGTCACAGCTCATCGAGGCCATGATGCCGAACAAACAACGTTGGCTGCCACAGGCGGCTCGGCTCCTCGCCATGCACGTATCTTTCGACATCCTTTACTTCCCAAGTTGGGTCATCATGGGCATTATCGTTGGAGTCTTGAACTATCCCAAGTCGAACCTGGGCATTCCGCTGGCATACTTCATCATATCTGGGCTCGCGCTATCTTCCTGGTCCATCGCCTTCGCGTCGCTTTTCAGAAAGTCTCAGCTCTCCGGCATTACTGTCACGATTGTTTCGATTGTCCTGGCAATCATCATTCAGGTGGTCGGGCCAGTGTCTACTGGTGCAGCAGCTATTCTCAGCCTGCTGTTTCCATCGATCAACTTCACGCTGTTTATAATCTACATGGCTCACTGGCAACAGCAGTCACTGCCTACCAATCTTGCAGAGGCTGCTCCAAACGCACCTTGGAGAATACCCGGCTATGTGTTTTTCGTCTTCTGCGCGATACAATTCTTGGTCTACCCGTTCATTGGCGCCATCATCGAGCGCACACTTTTCGGTACTGCTTCCAAGTCGCGACAGTTGCGCTATGCTACGGACGACACAGCGGAGACTGTCAAAGTCACATCACTTAGCAAGCACTACCCACCTGGTTGGTTCGCACGAAAGATTATGTCGCGGCTCACAAAGCACCCACAACAGACCGTTTTCGCTGTGAACAACGTCGACTTTTCAGTGCTTCGAGGACAGATCATGGTGCTCCTAGGTGCTAACGGTAGCGGCAAGAGTACGACTCTTGACACTCTAGCTGGGTTACAGAAGCCTACTAGCGGAACTATCGAGATGGACGCCACCGGTGGCGTTGGCTTGTGCCCACAGAAGAACGTGCTTTGGAATGAGCTCACAGTCTACGAGCACGTCAAGATATTCAACAGGCTTAAGGCAGACACGGTTGACAGCAAACTGCAGATGCAGGAGCTTGTTTCAGCTTGTGACCTCGATCTCAAGATCAACGCTCGTACAGAGACATTGTCTGGAGGCCAGAAGAGAAAATGTCAGCTTGCTATGATGTTGACAGGAGGATCTCGCATCTGCATGTTGGATGAAGTCAGCTCTGGACTAGACCCTCTGAGCCGACGAAAGATCTGGGATATCATCTTGGCTGAGCGTGGCAAGCGCTCTATGCTACTCACCACGCACTTCCTTGATGAGGCAGACCTGCTCTCTGACGATATCATGATCTTGTCCAAGGGCAATCTCGTAGCGCACGGGTCCGCTGTGGAATTGAAGCACCATCTAGGAGGTGGATATCGCGTCCGGATCTACAAAGAAGACGAGAAGGCTTTGCCCGAGAAGCTCGCAGCTACGCCCAACCAAGTGTACCACGATCAGACAGTCTACAACCTGACCGACTCTGCTGCTGTGGCGCACTTTATTGCTGAGCTGGAACGCAGCGGTGTTCGCGACTATCAAGTCAACGGCCCTACCATTGAGGACGTATTCCTTAAGCTGGCAGAGGAGGTCAAAGAGGAGCTCGAAAAGGACCGGGAACCTAGCCCTACGCCATCTACTGTCGATGCCGTGGACGCACCAGTCCATGAGAAGGGCCTGAAGCTGATCCCAGGAAAGAATCTATCTTTCCTTGGACAGACTTGGGTACTCTTCCGCAAGAGAGCTACGATATTGAGGAGGAACAAGTGGCCATATTTGGCCGCTTTGCTCATCCCTATTATTGCAGCTGGTCTCGTGACCCTTTTTGTACAAGACCTCCAGCCGCTGTCCTGCGACCCAAGCGCTCAAGTGTCAGAAGCTGACATTGCAAACCTTGCATCTGAGCTTGCAGATGCTGCCCTAATTCCAGCTGGTCCCAGTGGGCAAGTGCCGGCTGAGCTGCTGAATCAACCTTCCTTCCGACCCGTGGACTCGTTGACCGCATTCAACGACTTCGTGGTCGACAGATACCACAACGTCACCCCGGGAGGGTTCTTCATCGGTGACACGCCGACCTTCGCCTATAGAGGAAACTATGGGTTGAACTTCGCTGTTGTAACCCAGAATCTCCTGGACGTTAGCCTCAGCGGAGTGGATATCGCTACCTCCTACCGGGCGTTTGCTACGCCATTCGCCCCCGATGCCGGGCAGACGCTGCAGTTCATCCTCTACTTCGGTTTGGCAATGTGCGCCTTCCCTGGTTTCTTTGCTCTCTACACCAACATAGAGCGTCTTCGCAACGTGCGAGCTCTCCATTACAGCAACGGTGTCCGAGCCGGTCCACTGTGGATCGCATACACAGCCTTCGACTTCGTCATCGTACTACTGGTCAGTGCCATTTCGGTCATCATCTTTGTCGGCGCCTCAGATGTCTACTACGCTCCAGGATATCTCTTCGTGGTCTTTGCTCTCTACGGACTCTCCGCAACTCTGATGTCTTACGTGGTTTCTCTCTTCACCACAAGTCAGCTAGCAACCTTTGCCTTCGCGGCAGGCGGGCAATGCTGCTTCTTTCTGCTCTACTTTGTGGCCTACATGTGTATCATCACATATTCTCAAGCTGCCGACATCGATCACAATGTGACGATTATGCACTTCACACTGGCATTGATCTTCCCGTCCGGAAACCTACTGAGAGCGCTGCTCTTGACCTTCAACGAGTTCTCATTGCTTTGCAGAGGCAGACAAACTGCATCGTACCCAGGAGACATCACAGTCTATGGAGGAACTGTTCTATACCTGATCCTCCAGTCTGCGATACTGATTGGCGTCTTGGTCTGGTATGACAGTGGCTGGAGGCCAGGCTTCCTTGCGCGCTCAAGCTACCGGGCGCCAGACGCTGAAGAAATCGAGGACGTTGACCCTGAAGTTTACGGAGAAGCAGCGCGCATCGAGGATTCGCAAGACCAGTTGAAGGTTCAGCATGTCACCAAGGCCTTCGGAAGCAATGTAGCGGTCGACAACGTGAGCTTCGGCGTAACGCACGGCGAGACATTCGCGCTGCTTGGTCCGAACGGTGCAGGTAAAAGTACTACGATTGGTCTCATCAGAGGAGACACTCGTCCCAGCGGCAAAGCTGGCGACATCTTGATCGAGGAGACTTCAATCATTCGCCATCGGGCAGTAGCACGGGCAAACCTAGGTGTCTGCCCACAGTTCGACGCCATGGATCAGATGACTGCAATTGAGCATCTCAAGTTCTATGCCCGAGCTCGCGGTGTGCGCGATGTCGAGCACAACGTTGATCAGGTCGTCCATGCTGTCGGTCTTGCACCTTTCAAGAACAGGATGGCCGCCAAGCTGTCCGGTGGTAACAAGCGAAAATTGAGCTTGGGTATTGCACTCATGGGCAACCCATCAGTATTACTACTCGACGAGCCTAGCTCTGGACTGGACGCTGCAAGCAAGCGAGTTATGTGGCGGACTCTGAGAAGCGTGTCAGAAGGACGATCGCTTGTCTTGACGACCCATTCTATGGAAGAAGCAGATGCATTGGCCGACCGAGCCGGTATCATGGCAAAGCGTATGCTTGCCCTCGGTACCAGCGACGAACTCCGCAAGAAGCACGGAGACGCCCATCATGTGCACGTTGTCCACAAAGATGCTCCATACAGCACAGACGATGCCATGAACGGAATCAAGACCTTCATCCGCAACACCTTTCCAGGAGCCACAACAGAAGAGCGCGTCTTCCACGGCCAGCTTCGTTTCAGCGTTCCGAACGACCGCACAGCACATCAAAATGACGAGTATTCTCTCGACAGCATCGATTTACACGACAAGAAGGGAGCTCTCATGACCGTCTCCCCAGCAAGCGGTCTTTCTGCAAACAGTATCAGCGCACTCTTCCAGCAGCTTGAGCAGAATAAGGAAACGCTGGGCTTCGGCTACTATGGTGTCTCGCAAGCGACACTCGACCAGGTTTTCTTAAGCATTGTCAGCAAACATAATGTACAGGAAGAGAATTATCAGAAAACACACAAACAGCACCTTGATACGTGGGGAAAGGTGAAGAAAGGTGTAGCGACAGTATACCATAACGCTTGAGCGTTGTTGCATATGGATGATGATTGCATAACGAGGCTGTTGTTTTGATAGATGAGATACCCGTTGTATAGATGAACATAAATCTTGTTCTTGGCTGCTCAGCACGTACCCCTCGTGCAAGAATGTGAAGTGGTCGCGATACAAGTCGATAAGTGAATGCTCCCTTACTACGGGCGCTTAGTCTGCAAGCGACAGCGCTTTCTCTACAATACGAAAGCAGCAACAAGTGCAATCAGACCCAACAGCCAAGACCGTGCACTGGTCAATCCCACCACCGAACCGACGCCCTCGGCGGGTGCACCACTCTCACTTGAGCCATCGGAGTCAGTCTCACTGCCCGATTCCCCACCACCTGTCTGCGTAGCAGCAACAGTGAAATCGTCAACGGGTGTACCGTCGGTCTGATAGACAATATAGATCTCGCCAGATGCATCTGCAGCCATGAAGAGCTGATTGTTCTCAGCACTCCACTCCAGGCCCACAGGCCGGAAACATTCATCCGGGCACCTCGATTCATCTTCATTGGACATAATCTCTGTGTACGGTTCCATGCTGTCCGCCGGCTGTACAGGCATACCGGTGGCTTCGTCAAAAGCGATGGCAGCGAGTTTGTAGCCCGCTGGCGACTCACGATTCCAGCTTCCGCGGAAAGTGATGAAGAGCGTTGTGGCGGCGGAGTTGAATTCCATGTCCATGGGTGCCATGTGAGCAGTAAAGCTGAGGCGTGGGTCGACAGTGTTGTCACGACACCAGGCGTCATCGACGGTCTCGTTGGTGGTGGCAGCAAATTGCATGCCGGTCGTGAGACCTCCGTTGTCGGGGACGTCTTCGAGATCCCAGACCGAAAAACAATCTGGATAGCCGTAGTATGCTCCGAAATTGGGATGTTCAGTGCCATTCAGGTAGCCGTGAAAGTTCAACTCTTCGGCAGGATTGTCTTCGACGATGCTGACGTCGGACCGGTTGAGGTTATCAATACTGTTCTCATTGCTCCAGAGGCCACCATCTATTGGGTTTTGAGCAAGTCCGATGCTGTTACGCAGGCCCCTTTTGGAGTTGTCAGCGCATGCAATGTCATTTGCCGAAAGTGGTACTCACCATCCTACAATCGTGCCTTCGGAAGCGTAGTCCCACACTCTGGAGGTGTTGGTGATGTCGAAGGCCTTGACTGAACTGTACCCAGAGGTCGGTTCTCGTGCCTGTGGATCACGATTGCCGTCAGAGCCCCACGAAATCAACAGATAATCGGGATCGTTTGATGGCAGAAGAAGTGTTCGGGTTGAGTGGCTACCATCGCCGCCCAGGCTAACGACTCGTCTCGCTTCACCCGTCACATCACCAGTCTCCGGATCGTATGGCCAGGCGTAGACAGCTTCTTGACTGGAAGCATAGAGAATGCTGTTATCTGGGGAGAGCTCGATACCGTGATTTAGCTGAACGCGGTATTAGTGATATGCATCCCGAAGTCTGAAGGTGCACATACGGAGCCATTCGCAATGATTTGTTGTCTGTCCGATACCGTGAGGCACGGGCCTTCGCCTTCATGCGTCAGTCTGATAATGCCTCCGGCGTCATCGTCCTGGTCTACTACGAGAAGGTCTATTGAGAAGATTTTGGTCAGCCTGCCGCTCTAAACCCGTGGCGATCCTCGACTTACGACCATTGTTGTCCTGTCTCAAAGACCGAGGCTTAACGAAGTCATTAGCAATGATGTGTGCACCCCAACCGGGTGCCAAAGACGGCGCTGGATAGTCTGAAGCCGATATGGTCGACGTGCATTGCTGTGCTGACACGAGCCCGAGACTTATGCCGGCAGCCAAAGCTGTGGATTGTGTATTAGATCTCATCTCGCTTGAAGTAGGATTGTCAGCTGGGGGTACGAGTCCATCGCGGAAAGCAGATCTATAAGAGCAGGGATCTCATGTTTACTTTGTGGTTTGAATGCTTCCGCCGGGGGTTGTAAACCAAGAATCGCAAACGCGTGTGCGCTAACGCTTTGGACCAAACACTTCTGCATGCCAGGGATCTCAAGTCTGTCACATTGGCAAAAGCTGCAGCCAAGGCCGAATGACATACATGGTGTCCGAGGGAGGCGGGAAGTCATCGAGCAGGTGATGATATCTTGAACTCTGATGCTTCGGCTGTCACTGCCCGTTCTCGAGATGAGACATATCCATATGGTGCAAGCGGCCTATGCGTACCGGTACGTACAATGAGAGTCGGGTGTGAGCAGAAAGGGAAAGAACAACGAGGCCAAGAAACCTAGATGGCGATCAACGGCGGAACTTTGTTCCGGTCAGCCGAAAAGTGCTGCAACTTCAAGCAAGGACCGGTGACAAGGTACGTTGCTGCTGTATGTACATCTTGCACATTCCAGCGGAACATGACACATTAGCATTTGGACTATGTCGCGGATAGGTCTACCCTAATGTGTGATGCACTTACTCAAACCGATACTCTTAGTGTCATGGAAGCCACCAGAGTAGCAGTAACATGAGAGCGTAGCGTAGTTCAAGTTGAAGTTGCCCCCAGCATTACTGCCGCAGTTGGCATAGAACCCGCCGTTGTTGGGGTCGCTTTGGTATCTGCGCAGGGAGTATCATAGTTAGCAAATAGCTGGCAAGGATTGAGCTCCCAGGGACATACCGCCAAATAAGCTGACCATCGACTAAGGCAATTCCTCCATTCAGATCGATGCTTGCGCCGCCTGAGCGGCACTTGGAACTGATCGTGGAATAATACAGGGAGTTGGACGTGCAGTAGTCGAAGAAGGGGCCGACTTCTGCTAGAGCCTGGGGCAGGAGAGCTAGGGCCAGGGAGAGTAGTGCTTTGGAATGCATATCGACAGGAGAATGAGAGGGTAGTAAGCTGAAGGTCGTTGGTGTGGAGGTCGGGCGAGGTTTGGTGAGAGTAGTAGAGCTGATTCAAGACTCTTTATATGTGTCTCTTTCAATGAGAAATAGGAGCAGTGCCACTACCTCCCAAGTCAGGTGTTCGCTCCACCACGTGACCCCGGAACGAGCTTCTTGGCGGAGCGCCTAAGCTCGTTATATACACTTTGGTTATTATCAACACACTAATAGAATTGAATAGGCTTTACTATATAATAACTATACTCGTACGGTCCTATAAATTACCGTAGCCTCTAGGCGTAATATAAATCTAACTACGTACAAGAAAATCTCGTTAAAAACGTAACATAATAAGAGATAACGTAAAGCACTAGTGAGCTAGAAACACTACTaatgtcagggcgagagcctagcctataagatataagggtgaaagcgagaatataggtacgaagtatagatataaaagggtatagtataattgctatacaaaacgaaagacgaagaaagtaagagaggcctagggaaggctagatatttatacgcgaccctcgcgagtacgtgtccccgtattaatagggctaacccgtacgaaatcgcgcttagtagctttactcaaaaccttattctaacctgccctacgttccgagtcttctacgtacttcttctagggtctagcgtagtcgcgggtgctcgcgggagtgccgtaagtcatatagttacgagccaaagtgaatctattaaggtttagtagaggggtgaatttggagggctaggtcccgtagtaaatattacggggcatataattcttagcgcttatacactaagctagactgttacttcttgacgacttctaagcactctaaggctcttctgtccccaccttctatacactctatagggagactataacagtagcccccccgaataaagctaagttcctacgaagccgtagtagttctatatatcgaggatattcagctttagtactaggcctaggcctaatatcatagtcgatatactattagtaag from Fulvia fulva chromosome 2, complete sequence harbors:
- a CDS encoding Tubulin alpha chain, which produces MREVISLNVGQAGCQIANSCWELYCLEHGIQPDGYLTEERKAADDDHGFSTFFSETGNGKYVPRTIYCDLEPNVVDEVRTGAYRSLFHPEQMITGKEDASNNYARGHYTVGKELIDQVLDKVRHVADNCSGLQGFLVFHSFGGGTGSGFGALLMERLSVDYGKKCKLEFCVYPAPQVATSVVEPYNSILTTHTTLEHSDCSFMVDNEAIYDICRRNLGIERPNYENLNRLIAQVVSSITASLRFDGSLNVDLNEFQTNLVPYPRIHFPLVAYAPIVSAAKAAHEANSVQEISMSCFEPNSQMVKCDPRNGKYMATCLLYRGDVVPKDVHQAVATLKTKRTIQFVDWCPTGFKIGICYQPPQMVPNGDLAKVNRAVCMLSNTTAIAEAWSALSHKFDLMYSKRAFVHWYVGEGMEEGEFSEAREDLAALERDYEEVAADSAEGEEGAEAEY
- a CDS encoding ATP-binding cassette sub-family A member 17 is translated as MVFVRQTWTLCAKTLRIVFLRHWLGTLTRAFLAPIIFSFIISYSKNFFVPPSDFGIGTARTLRSLSDAVGASAGGRNTVVFVDNGFTGGDISRVIEQISASITAQGKTIQNLQSRKDMLTTCPSTIRGVSPCFAAVVFESSPTEGPDGIWNYTIQADGSFGERIYVDSDSNDAEIYALPLQHAIDNAIASLNGTTLPDNVQQYPFTSQNSAERDRSINRAYMGALIDILGVAYFIGIVGICYQLTGQMAQERELGMSQLIEAMMPNKQRWLPQAARLLAMHVSFDILYFPSWVIMGIIVGVLNYPKSNLGIPLAYFIISGLALSSWSIAFASLFRKSQLSGITVTIVSIVLAIIIQVVGPVSTGAAAILSLLFPSINFTLFIIYMAHWQQQSLPTNLAEAAPNAPWRIPGYVFFVFCAIQFLVYPFIGAIIERTLFGTASKSRQLRYATDDTAETVKVTSLSKHYPPGWFARKIMSRLTKHPQQTVFAVNNVDFSVLRGQIMVLLGANGSGKSTTLDTLAGLQKPTSGTIEMDATGGVGLCPQKNVLWNELTVYEHVKIFNRLKADTVDSKLQMQELVSACDLDLKINARTETLSGGQKRKCQLAMMLTGGSRICMLDEVSSGLDPLSRRKIWDIILAERGKRSMLLTTHFLDEADLLSDDIMILSKGNLVAHGSAVELKHHLGGGYRVRIYKEDEKALPEKLAATPNQVYHDQTVYNLTDSAAVAHFIAELERSGVRDYQVNGPTIEDVFLKLAEEVKEELEKDREPSPTPSTVDAVDAPVHEKGLKLIPGKNLSFLGQTWVLFRKRATILRRNKWPYLAALLIPIIAAGLVTLFVQDLQPLSCDPSAQVSEADIANLASELADAALIPAGPSGQVPAELLNQPSFRPVDSLTAFNDFVVDRYHNVTPGGFFIGDTPTFAYRGNYGLNFAVVTQNLLDVSLSGVDIATSYRAFATPFAPDAGQTLQFILYFGLAMCAFPGFFALYTNIERLRNVRALHYSNGVRAGPLWIAYTAFDFVIVLLVSAISVIIFVGASDVYYAPGYLFVVFALYGLSATLMSYVVSLFTTSQLATFAFAAGGQCCFFLLYFVAYMCIITYSQAADIDHNVTIMHFTLALIFPSGNLLRALLLTFNEFSLLCRGRQTASYPGDITVYGGTVLYLILQSAILIGVLVWYDSGWRPGFLARSSYRAPDAEEIEDVDPEVYGEAARIEDSQDQLKVQHVTKAFGSNVAVDNVSFGVTHGETFALLGPNGAGKSTTIGLIRGDTRPSGKAGDILIEETSIIRHRAVARANLGVCPQFDAMDQMTAIEHLKFYARARGVRDVEHNVDQVVHAVGLAPFKNRMAAKLSGGNKRKLSLGIALMGNPSVLLLDEPSSGLDAASKRVMWRTLRSVSEGRSLVLTTHSMEEADALADRAGIMAKRMLALGTSDELRKKHGDAHHVHVVHKDAPYSTDDAMNGIKTFIRNTFPGATTEERVFHGQLRFSVPNDRTAHQNDEYSLDSIDLHDKKGALMTVSPASGLSANSISALFQQLEQNKETLGFGYYGVSQATLDQVFLSIVSKHNVQEENYQKTHKQHLDTWGKVKKGVATVYHNA